A stretch of DNA from Perca flavescens isolate YP-PL-M2 chromosome 11, PFLA_1.0, whole genome shotgun sequence:
TTACTTGAGCAATTTTTGCACAATGTAAGCATCATGATGAATTAGTTTTTTACATAGTGTCACAGATTTACCTTCCTTTGTAGCATGGAGACTTTATCAGGGAAGAGGGTAACAATGTAGCGCTTTCCAAAGGCCTGGGACAGGAGGTAGCACATGGTGGACCCCACAGTGGTGAGCACAGAGGCAAGCAGCAGTCCTTGATATGGTCCAAATATAGCTCCTGCTAAAATGTTCTGCACAATGACAAGTGGAGATGACCCGTGTTACTGCTAGACATCATCGATATGGGTGTGTAATGATCAGCTCTGACATGCACATttactgtgtctctctctaagGAGAGAAATACTCTGTGATCCAACAGTTTTAAAGTGTAAGATGTTGGTGTCCCTTTAACCAGCAGGGGTTGTGTGGTTGAGGTCTCTTCTCTGTGCTGCACAATCAGTTCTAAggattaaaataacattaaatggGGGAGAGAAACTGTCACAAAAAgctaataaaaaaaggaaagccTGACAACCCTTTGTTGTTTGAGGTAGCTGTATATTTTTATCCTCTGTGGcgtgtctttaaaaaaagagacccagcctttttatttttcctttaagTACATCTTGCATGCAACGCTTATTTCTTTTACACCTTCCTTCCAGTATTGCCATATTTGGGTGGGCAAATTTAAATCCATTCGTCATTTTTCTGTCAAAAAATACTGTGACTAATTCTTACCCATGAATTTCAAACAAATTGCTTTAATCATAATTGAAAATATATTATTCGACAAGTCAACATCCACTGTTTTTGCCTTGTTCACAATGTCTGCCTTGTTATCCAGCATCACTACAGAGAGTCTAGTTTTACTTTACCAGGAATGAGGATCCAGGAATGGCAAAGGACTGCTTGTAGAGATATGCACTACAGAAGAGTAGCAGGACATATCCAGTGTGCTCGGTCTTGTAAAACTGCAGGAGCTCAGCCAGTTCCCTCAGCTCCTCCAGATCTGAGGGGAACTTCAACCTGCAAGAACACCAACAGCTATAGTCACATCATCCACTCTTCTTTCATGAACAGACACAGCAGGGAAATATGGACAAAGGATATAATTGTAATCAAcaatatttcaatattgacaCAGTATATCTGGTAACAAATACAAAATCACATATCAAATATTCAGCATTTTGAACTggtttaaaatgaattaataatattaataagtaTTTAGTGTTTAGTTCTCATATTGTTTACTAGTGATGAAACTAGTTGATCAGTAgcttgacagaaaatgaataggCAATCTAtctgataatcaattaatcgtttAGGTATTCTTTAGAGCAAAATACAAATCATTTTTGATATTTTATGGCCGATCACGCTAACGTAAAACCCAATGAACTCTGCAgagacatttaaaacatttaaacgaAACAGAGGACGAAAAATGACGAGGTAATTGAGACGccattatacattttattttacggCACTTTTATACTTCTAGCTATAAACTTTTTCTGGTAGGATGTCGGAAATCAGTGTCACTTTATTattcccgtgtgtgtgtgtgtgtgtgtgtgtgtgtgtgtgtgagagagagagtatgtATGAAGAGACTGGGATGAGATGGGAGCACGATAACATCAGATAGCGTTAGTGATAGTAACGTTACAGTCAAATACCTCTTTAAATATTGTAGAGAGATActttgtatatacatatataatatctACCTATATCTAAAAGCTACTAACGCTACCGTCAGTCACCTGCTGCTGGTATCTTCGGAGCTGTCAGTTGACACCTCTGTCTCCACATGTTTTCTGTCGGCAGCTGGATGAGGACGTCGCCGCGGTGCCGCAGGAAGATACAGGGACAGCGAATACAGGTACAAGCtggctgcagcaacaacagcgATTAGTCCGACAAGTGAGCGCATATTCGACACTTCGGTCAGCCAGGACACGGCTTCACCTCCTCGTTGTTGTTGAGAGAAATAATGGCCAACCActgcttctttttcttctttgagGTTTAACGGCAGCTGGTATCCATGGTGTTCCGTCACTGCCACCGTCTGGAGGTAATGCTAGTTAACTCCTACATTGTCAAGTTAGCCGCTGTTTGCTCGACAGACTTGGGAGGAGACTTGGGGTTATTACAATATTTGAATTGAAATGTATAATTACATGCTAGCTACATCAAGAAATCCAAGTTAACGGTATGCTATTAAAACAAGGAAACAATAAATGGACAGAATTGTGTTTTCTGATCGGGTCCAGATCGGGGCGTTAATGCTCCGAGTCGTTGCCATCAACCACCAGTAAAAGAGGCGACGAAGAAGACCGCTTTGTAAAAGCATGGATGTGTGACAAAGGTAGCTAATGTAGTCTTGCCAACAGGAGGGAAGTTACAAAGTTCAAAGTTGTAGTATTTGGTCGACAGGCTCGATGGCTCAATATACTCGTGTTTCGGGGTTTGTTGGCTTGATTACTCTTCAGAATCCGCCTGTCAACGCACTAAGGTGAGCTGAAGTCCAAAACAAGGCTGCAGAACTTCTTTAATACATGATCAATAATGTTTACATACGTTTCTTTTTATCTTGTGGTAAGACCATTTACTGCATATGTTAGGGACTTTTATATCAACGAGATGCTATAACGTTAGATATCCCAAACTTGCAAAGGTGCGCACAAACTTGTGTGCGAAAGAGAATATAACCCTGATTTATCAGCACAAGATTTTAAATATAACGTTGTATATATATTCTTTGCCAGAAGGTGGCGTCAGAGCAACGGCTTTTTACTTAAATCAATGGTGGAATAGCTGTTAATATAGTCTATATGGTACATTTGCTTAAGAAGTCCATGTTCCATGTTATAACATAAAAATACTACATGTTTACTACATTTCTGAGAAAAATGCTGTACTTTTTATTCCAGTACGTGACTTTGTAGATTAAgatattacataaaaaaaattgtgactATTGATGACTATAAAATATACATTGTTATACAGTATAGCTAGGTAGTTAAAATCAGCTCACCTTCGACCTGCTCTTTAATGATGGTGCTTACATGGGAATGCATCAGTGACAATAATAACTGACAAGGGCCAATATGCTGCATATTGAGTACTTTAACGTttagtacattttgctgataatactttttttttttttttaagaattttgaatgcaggactttactTGTAATATTATGGTATTGCCATGAATGAATAGTGGGTATTGCACATAAAAACAAAGCCTGATCTGCTGGTCAATGATCTACTGCAGCAGGATTAACTACTCCGCAGCGCTATGGaataaggtctggcaatgcgagactaggggTTAAcagccttgctcaagggcaccccACTTGTGGTATTAAGGGAGGGGCACTTTTCTCAGAAAGATGTATCCTGTCCGCCTCGCTATTTGGGCCACTactgctgcattttacagaaacATATTCCACAAATGTACACAATGTCATATTCTAAATattgcacattatgtttgggAAGAAGGACTGTAACAGAAGGGTGTGTATTGCCCCTTAAGCTTAGCagtttaaagggtaactaaaAGGTAAACTTCAGCGATATTGTACATCCAGTACCACATAAAagtgtgtctttttttatacAGTGCAGCGGTGAGGCAGGGCATTGTTGACATGGTGGAGAGAGCACTCAGTGACCCAATTGTGAAGTCTGTGGTCATCTGTGGCCAGAATGGAAACTTCTGTGGaggtatatgtttttttttcttttctatttcttGTAACTTCACAATGGTAGCATAGCCCCACATCAGTCATTTCCATTCTTACTTCCAGATGTGAACTGTCATCAGTGTGCCCTTAAGCTAAGAAAAGGCAAAACTCCATGACATTCTGTTTGGAAACAATGGATCCATTTGGCCCCCAATCACACACTTGATGTCTTCCCTTCAGTGTTTTTTATAATCTACAATAAATTAGGGCCTCTGCTCCTCAGCAAGGGAACAAGGGCTGTTGAAGTTGTAATCTAATTGCCTTTACAAGCAATAAGatagatacatatatagatagcttttattgtcattcaaCTGAGTGCCCATATGAACAAAATGTCGTTCCACTGGCTCAAAATACTGTATTTTCACTAAGaacaaagtttaaaaataaatgcatacaaATGCTTCAGAGTGTTATCTttaaatatgacataaaaaaaaacacacacacaaattgaatGGCAGCATATAAGAAAAATTACACATTAAGAAAAATAGATACTGTTATTTCATgtttaagaaaagaaattcATAAAAGAAATGAATACTATTCCAGCTTGAATTGGAATTCACTAGAACATCAGTATCTACTACATTCGAAgcacatacaaatatataaaaagaagaaGGCATCCAGAAGCAAACCTCTTCGTGGAACAAGATGCCCTTCatattacagtatgttgtttCTGTTTAATCCCCCCTGATAACAGCATCAATTTCATTTTGCATAACAGGGGCTGACATCAAGGAGTTTGGGACAAACATGTCTGGTCCTCCATTGGTACCGATGATCGACGCCATCGAGGCTGCGAACAAGCCGGTGGTGGCAGCCATAGAGGGAAGCGCTTTAGGCGGAGGCCTTGAGTTGGCACTTGGCTGTCATTATCGAATCGCACACTCTAAAGTTAGTTCATGCTTCagatctctctctgtctctctaagGTCAGTGTTGAGCTGCATCAGTATCTAACTGACAGTGTTGtcttatgtttgtttttgttgtttccaGAGTCATTAAAAATAAGTTCATTTCAAAACACAGCCTTGTTTGACCATGACACATGTTTTAGACGGTTTAATTTTGTGATGAAAAAGAAGGTTTTTCACCCTTCTAGGCCATGTAATAGCCCATGTATATTTATTGGCCACAGAAAGCTGTGTCTGTTAATGTCATGAAAAAcccattcatttattttgtccTTTCAGGCCAGACTGGGGCTTCCAGAGGTGACTCTGGGTCTGCTGCCAGCTGCAGGGGGAACCCAGCGTCTGTCAAGGCTCATCGGGGTCCCAGCGGCCTTAAACCTCATCACCACAGGTAGCAAAGACAGGTTAACTTGCCTGACTATTACAGAGTTAGTAGTAGAAATTAAGACCGTCTTTAAAGTACCAAACCAGATACAGGAAAGTATCAAATGTGAAGAAGTCCCCATATATCTTGGTCTGTTTTTCTGAACAGGTTTCTGTTTGTGCTgcaacattttttgtaatttagtTGTGGTTGAAGATGAACACGCAGATAACGCAACATGCAGATGTCCCTAC
This window harbors:
- the tmem41aa gene encoding transmembrane protein 41A-A — translated: MRSLVGLIAVVAAASLYLYSLSLYLPAAPRRRPHPAADRKHVETEVSTDSSEDTSSRLKFPSDLEELRELAELLQFYKTEHTGYVLLLFCSAYLYKQSFAIPGSSFLNILAGAIFGPYQGLLLASVLTTVGSTMCYLLSQAFGKRYIVTLFPDKVSMLQRKVGENQDCLLFFLLFLRFFPMTPNWFLNMSAPIVNIPITFFFCSVFIGLLPYNFICVQTGVMLSEVASLDDLFSWERLLQLLAIACMALLPGALIRHFSQKRLKLDVQSQNGLITDKKVQ